In Leptospira ellinghausenii, the following proteins share a genomic window:
- a CDS encoding efflux RND transporter permease subunit, with the protein MNPLEEIRAGFAGKLAETFLHSRLTPVIAIASLVLGLFAVYLTPKEEEPQISVPMIDIQIPSPGFSPEETERKVTEPVERAVWGLEGVEYLYSTSKWHGSYITVRFKVGEPIEPSLVKIHHKLMEAKTVLPKNTLSPIVKSYSIDDVPFLALSFSSETLNDYELRQMVGPLARELSSTPDLASVQMLGGLKKTVRVKVDPSLLNRFGVTAIEVAESLKQNDALIPAGKNWSSESVVDMEVGGVLRNIADVKRLPVAQRGGRVVRIQDLAQVEEGPEERTRSSVLYDKSLGESKRNAVTIVFAKRKGTNVVNLSKDLIERAELFQKDLPKEISLSIIRDYGSTAEDKSHELIEHLLIATISVTILIALWMGWRSALVVAIAIPVTLALTLAIYYFLGYTLNRVTLFALIFSIGILVDDAIVVVENIERHLEENPKLGIIRATLIAVSEVGNPTILATFTVIAAILPMAFVRGLMGPYMKPIPVGASLAMILSLIVAFVITPWASVRLLKESHTHSDKEMGHKVSKLDQLYIKFTNWLLGTKKNASLFGAITIGLLVVSMAFVAFKWVKVKMLPFDNKEEFQVLIDYEPKTTLTQSMSQSEGLAKTLLQNPNVEKIQIFGGEAAPFSFSGMVKHSFLRNLDSMNDLQIILKNKNDRKASSHEIIESLRGEIKSFGEKNNAVTKVLEIPPGPPVMATMVAEVYGPSVSERKKVAEEIYKIFKEEPSVVDLDTSLRNGRPKMVYPIDFDKSGIYGIKTSALAYTGSLLFSESPLVSLATAKEPEEVSINLSMKQNVRSSKSPFQNQNIMSMESGVVSSERVLGNPYIEEDRALFRKNLKPVNYVMSELSGEEEAPVYGMLKLAPKIHYDTQTADVPWNTTKPVIKWDGEWFITYEVFRDLGGAFAVVILLIYVLVLGWFKSYTVPLIIMAPIPISLIGILPGHWVMRAYFTATSMIGFIAGAGIIVRNSIILVDFIEGEIKKGVELKEAVVHAGVVRFRPMLLTASAVVVGSFVMLFDPIFQGLAISLMFGEIAATVLSRFAVPVLYYWFIGRSRQGVIKHG; encoded by the coding sequence ATGAATCCATTGGAAGAAATTAGGGCTGGTTTTGCAGGGAAACTTGCAGAAACATTTTTGCATTCAAGATTAACACCAGTTATAGCAATCGCAAGTTTAGTATTAGGTTTATTTGCTGTATACTTAACTCCAAAAGAAGAAGAACCACAGATATCAGTCCCAATGATTGACATCCAAATTCCAAGTCCTGGATTTTCACCAGAAGAAACAGAAAGGAAAGTTACGGAACCTGTGGAACGTGCAGTTTGGGGACTTGAAGGTGTTGAATATCTCTACTCCACAAGTAAGTGGCATGGAAGTTATATCACTGTGCGATTTAAAGTAGGCGAACCAATTGAACCTTCTCTAGTCAAAATCCATCATAAATTGATGGAAGCAAAAACTGTATTACCGAAAAATACTTTGTCTCCGATTGTAAAATCTTACTCAATTGATGACGTTCCCTTTCTTGCACTTAGTTTTAGTTCAGAAACTTTAAATGATTATGAACTAAGACAAATGGTTGGACCATTAGCAAGAGAATTGTCTTCAACGCCAGACTTGGCAAGTGTGCAAATGTTAGGTGGATTGAAGAAGACGGTTCGAGTAAAAGTTGACCCAAGTTTATTAAATCGATTTGGTGTTACAGCCATTGAAGTAGCAGAGAGTTTAAAACAAAATGATGCATTGATCCCAGCCGGGAAAAATTGGTCATCGGAATCTGTTGTCGATATGGAAGTTGGGGGTGTGCTTAGAAATATTGCAGATGTGAAACGCTTACCGGTTGCTCAACGTGGTGGAAGAGTAGTGCGTATTCAGGATTTAGCCCAAGTTGAGGAAGGGCCTGAAGAAAGAACAAGGTCTTCCGTTTTGTATGACAAATCACTTGGTGAATCCAAACGGAATGCAGTAACGATTGTATTTGCCAAAAGGAAAGGTACAAACGTTGTCAATTTATCCAAAGACTTAATTGAAAGGGCAGAATTATTCCAAAAAGATTTACCAAAAGAAATTAGTCTTAGCATCATTCGTGATTACGGTAGCACAGCAGAAGATAAATCCCATGAACTGATCGAACATTTGTTGATAGCAACGATTTCAGTGACAATTCTCATTGCACTTTGGATGGGATGGAGATCGGCACTTGTTGTTGCCATTGCGATCCCTGTTACACTTGCGCTCACACTAGCAATTTATTACTTTCTGGGTTATACACTAAACAGAGTTACACTGTTTGCACTGATTTTTTCCATTGGGATTTTGGTTGATGATGCCATCGTTGTTGTGGAAAACATCGAACGACATTTGGAAGAAAATCCTAAACTAGGAATCATTCGAGCAACACTCATTGCCGTATCAGAAGTGGGAAACCCTACCATCCTTGCCACTTTTACAGTGATTGCTGCTATTTTACCTATGGCCTTTGTAAGAGGACTCATGGGACCTTATATGAAACCGATCCCTGTGGGTGCAAGTCTTGCGATGATATTATCTTTGATAGTCGCTTTTGTCATCACTCCTTGGGCATCTGTAAGATTATTAAAAGAATCACATACTCATTCTGATAAAGAAATGGGTCATAAAGTTTCCAAATTAGACCAACTTTACATCAAGTTCACTAATTGGTTGTTAGGTACAAAGAAAAATGCAAGTCTCTTTGGTGCCATTACCATTGGATTATTAGTAGTTTCCATGGCTTTTGTAGCTTTCAAATGGGTAAAAGTCAAAATGTTACCTTTTGATAATAAAGAAGAATTCCAAGTATTAATCGACTATGAACCGAAAACAACTTTAACACAAAGTATGTCCCAATCGGAAGGTTTAGCAAAAACACTATTACAAAATCCGAATGTAGAAAAGATCCAAATCTTTGGTGGAGAAGCAGCTCCATTTTCATTCTCCGGGATGGTGAAACATTCATTTCTTCGAAATTTAGATTCGATGAATGACCTGCAAATCATCTTAAAGAATAAAAATGATCGTAAAGCTTCAAGTCATGAGATCATTGAATCACTACGAGGGGAGATTAAGTCCTTTGGTGAAAAAAACAACGCCGTGACAAAAGTTTTAGAAATCCCTCCTGGGCCTCCTGTGATGGCAACCATGGTAGCCGAAGTGTATGGTCCAAGTGTATCAGAGAGGAAAAAAGTAGCTGAGGAGATTTACAAAATCTTTAAAGAAGAACCAAGTGTAGTTGATTTGGATACATCATTACGTAACGGAAGACCCAAGATGGTTTATCCGATTGATTTTGATAAATCAGGAATATATGGAATCAAAACTTCCGCACTTGCCTATACAGGTTCATTACTCTTTTCTGAATCACCACTTGTAAGTTTGGCAACGGCAAAAGAACCAGAAGAAGTTTCCATCAACTTATCCATGAAACAAAATGTACGTAGTTCAAAATCTCCTTTCCAAAACCAGAACATCATGTCAATGGAATCGGGAGTTGTCTCTTCAGAAAGAGTACTAGGAAATCCTTACATCGAAGAAGACCGAGCTCTTTTTCGGAAAAACCTAAAACCTGTGAATTATGTGATGAGTGAACTTTCTGGTGAAGAAGAAGCTCCTGTTTATGGGATGTTAAAACTAGCACCAAAAATTCATTACGATACACAAACTGCAGATGTCCCATGGAACACAACAAAACCTGTCATCAAATGGGACGGAGAATGGTTCATTACATACGAAGTATTTCGTGACTTAGGTGGTGCCTTTGCCGTGGTAATTTTACTCATCTATGTGCTTGTGCTTGGGTGGTTTAAAAGTTATACAGTGCCTCTCATCATCATGGCCCCGATTCCTATCTCACTCATTGGGATCTTACCTGGTCACTGGGTGATGAGAGCTTACTTCACAGCAACATCCATGATTGGATTTATCGCAGGAGCTGGGATCATAGTTCGAAACTCAATTATCCTCGTTGATTTCATCGAAGGAGAGATTAAAAAAGGGGTCGAGTTAAAAGAAGCGGTAGTCCATGCAGGAGTAGTTCGGTTTCGACCTATGTTACTAACAGCCTCAGCGGTTGTGGTAGGTTCTTTTGTGATGTTATTTGATCCTATTTTCCAAGGTTTAGCCATCTCACTCATGTTTGGTGAAATTGCAGCAACTGTTCTTAGCCGATTTGCAGTGCCAGTGTTATACTATTGGTTCATTGGTAGGTCAAGACAAGGAGTGATCAAACATGGTTAA
- a CDS encoding lytic transglycosylase domain-containing protein has translation MRKQSNFFHKIAVFGLGMVFLFESYGKINPSGNTPSDLSAKVKLHSLIAKNRPGLSKKEQKDLVTIIERASYHIRFPKEKITIAKEPMDKLGFLVGLIQTESQFNTRAKSHKGAIGLMQVMPETAKWLANKEGIPFHSEKDLLEPETNLILGVLYLNYLMERTESLEAALLSYNAGLGGYKRFGGVPSYSRTVYKYYEEWKQMPIPTEIPISESIASLFSI, from the coding sequence ATGCGAAAACAATCCAATTTCTTCCATAAAATCGCCGTATTTGGTTTGGGAATGGTCTTTCTGTTCGAATCGTACGGGAAAATCAACCCGTCAGGAAACACTCCAAGTGATCTATCTGCAAAGGTAAAATTACATTCCCTGATTGCAAAAAACCGACCTGGTCTTTCCAAAAAGGAACAAAAGGACTTGGTCACGATCATCGAAAGGGCTTCTTACCATATACGCTTCCCAAAAGAGAAAATCACCATAGCAAAAGAGCCAATGGACAAATTGGGTTTTTTGGTTGGCCTCATCCAAACGGAATCACAATTCAATACACGAGCAAAATCACATAAAGGTGCCATTGGCCTCATGCAAGTTATGCCGGAAACAGCGAAGTGGCTTGCGAATAAAGAAGGAATCCCATTCCATTCGGAAAAAGATCTTTTAGAACCTGAAACCAATTTGATATTAGGTGTTCTTTATTTAAATTATCTAATGGAACGCACAGAATCCCTCGAAGCTGCTTTGTTATCTTATAATGCAGGATTAGGTGGATACAAACGATTTGGTGGTGTTCCTTCTTATTCACGAACAGTATACAAATACTATGAAGAATGGAAACAGATGCCTATCCCAACTGAAATCCCAATTTCTGAATCAATTGCCAGTCTCTTTTCCATTTAA
- a CDS encoding NAD(P)-binding protein, producing the protein MIAVIGSGITGLTASWALNKFLDVSLYEKHPEVGMAAFGAKQMINGNEVEFDIPFRTIKRDYYPTLFQVYDKAKIQTRVVDYSFRVDSSDEVVFGFFSKNIFGNHFGFPTADVFLSKKGRLIFSDLLKFYTNSKTDWKNEKQNITILDFLKKYHYSNEFIYEFLLPTFALVNTCKTETVALYPAETIIGYHSRGYSYTPQETAKFGTRDVVNRLTSGLKHIHLNANIKQIYKKNSKTIIQFETEEKEFDHVILSTQANHAKSILGKGYDEEKEILNEFRYEASDVVLHTDPTYFKNPKVSLVFNIRDGYDKPEVTLDLGRIIPELKGKKVFQTWNPHKMPHQNDVLKLAKFERPVMDDRTGRAIERISALHAKTNCNLWLCGSYSLYGIPLLEAGAKSALQVVSKILNQTVDTIIQR; encoded by the coding sequence GTGATTGCAGTCATTGGATCAGGAATTACTGGATTAACTGCATCTTGGGCTTTAAACAAATTTTTGGATGTTTCGTTATATGAGAAACACCCTGAAGTAGGGATGGCAGCATTTGGCGCCAAACAAATGATCAATGGAAATGAAGTTGAGTTTGATATTCCATTTCGAACAATCAAAAGAGATTATTATCCAACTTTGTTCCAAGTATACGATAAAGCAAAAATTCAAACCAGAGTCGTTGATTATTCTTTTCGGGTTGATTCCAGTGATGAAGTTGTTTTTGGATTTTTTTCCAAAAATATATTTGGGAATCATTTTGGGTTTCCAACCGCAGATGTTTTTTTATCCAAAAAAGGTCGGCTTATTTTTTCTGATTTATTGAAGTTTTATACTAATTCGAAAACAGATTGGAAAAACGAAAAACAAAACATTACCATTTTAGATTTTTTAAAGAAATATCATTATTCAAATGAATTCATTTATGAGTTTTTATTGCCTACCTTTGCTTTAGTAAATACTTGTAAAACGGAAACAGTTGCCCTTTATCCTGCGGAAACGATTATTGGATACCATTCCAGAGGTTATTCTTACACTCCTCAAGAGACAGCAAAATTCGGCACTCGAGATGTTGTCAATCGCCTCACTTCGGGATTAAAACACATCCATTTGAATGCAAATATAAAACAAATTTATAAAAAGAATTCCAAAACCATCATTCAATTCGAGACGGAAGAAAAAGAATTTGATCATGTCATCCTTTCCACCCAAGCCAATCATGCAAAAAGTATACTTGGGAAAGGTTACGATGAAGAAAAAGAGATTCTAAATGAATTTCGTTATGAAGCAAGTGATGTTGTTTTACATACGGATCCGACTTATTTTAAGAACCCTAAAGTATCTTTAGTATTTAATATCCGAGATGGTTATGATAAACCTGAAGTTACATTGGATTTGGGTAGAATCATCCCTGAATTAAAAGGCAAAAAAGTTTTCCAAACCTGGAACCCACATAAAATGCCTCATCAAAATGATGTTTTAAAATTAGCAAAATTTGAAAGACCAGTCATGGATGATCGAACGGGAAGAGCGATCGAACGTATATCTGCCTTACATGCAAAAACTAATTGTAATCTTTGGTTATGTGGTTCTTATTCTTTGTATGGAATTCCATTGTTGGAAGCTGGAGCTAAATCAGCACTACAAGTAGTTTCTAAAATTTTAAATCAAACGGTAGATACGATCATTCAGAGATAG
- a CDS encoding class I SAM-dependent methyltransferase — protein sequence MTPFPFSKSPITELPQSPPYYVSNFGYWSGVTQYNQAGIQFLSEFAKQCGLTKKTSILEVGSGLGGSLLYWKHFFNAKKLAAINLPGEQSDFAKQLFNENGAKVDPFIEAGWEKMKTLPANTFDFVFSVDAAYHFENLEAFYRQSYRVLKPGGKLVFNIFHSDKSVRISFPILLKLFLIPPNQIKTENETKKELETIGFTIEKHLDWTKPVIEGFIQNSNQMKLSLRLFGFVLQKITKSLGLTYHYYVIKK from the coding sequence ATGACCCCTTTCCCATTTTCAAAATCCCCCATTACAGAACTTCCACAATCACCACCCTACTACGTTTCCAATTTTGGATATTGGTCTGGAGTCACACAATACAACCAAGCAGGCATTCAATTTTTATCAGAGTTTGCAAAACAATGTGGGCTCACAAAAAAAACCTCCATTTTGGAAGTTGGATCGGGCCTCGGAGGGAGTTTACTCTATTGGAAACATTTTTTTAATGCAAAGAAACTTGCTGCTATCAATTTGCCAGGAGAACAGTCAGACTTCGCAAAACAGTTATTTAACGAAAATGGTGCCAAAGTAGATCCTTTTATCGAAGCTGGATGGGAAAAAATGAAAACTCTTCCAGCAAACACATTTGATTTTGTTTTTTCTGTGGATGCAGCCTATCATTTTGAAAATTTAGAAGCGTTTTATCGCCAATCCTACCGTGTTCTAAAACCAGGAGGGAAATTAGTTTTCAATATTTTTCATTCTGACAAGAGTGTAAGAATTTCATTTCCCATCTTACTAAAATTGTTCCTGATTCCACCGAACCAAATCAAAACAGAGAATGAAACAAAAAAAGAATTAGAAACCATTGGCTTTACGATCGAAAAACACTTAGATTGGACAAAACCAGTCATCGAAGGATTTATACAAAATTCCAATCAAATGAAATTGTCACTTCGTTTGTTTGGATTTGTTTTACAAAAAATCACAAAATCATTAGGTCTTACTTACCACTACTATGTAATCAAAAAATAA
- a CDS encoding metal-sensitive transcriptional regulator gives MSLSENQTKLIHRINRIQGQLEAIKNTIVTEEQDCEKAILLLKAAHQAMKKFGEAYIHEYMDTCFKEKKSTQNIESDVKKAISAAFSL, from the coding sequence ATGAGCCTTTCCGAAAACCAAACCAAACTCATTCATCGCATCAATCGTATCCAAGGGCAGTTGGAAGCGATCAAAAACACCATCGTGACAGAAGAACAGGACTGTGAAAAAGCGATCCTACTTCTAAAAGCAGCCCACCAAGCCATGAAAAAGTTCGGAGAAGCTTATATCCATGAATATATGGATACCTGTTTCAAAGAAAAGAAGTCCACTCAAAACATCGAAAGCGACGTAAAAAAAGCCATTTCAGCTGCCTTTTCCCTTTAA
- a CDS encoding YgaP family membrane protein — protein MFLASTKTWYLERLVFLIAGVFSLVGVSLGTYVSPWWFLLNLLVGINLVVFSTVGFCPMAILLNKLGVEPKVKD, from the coding sequence ATGTTCTTGGCTTCAACAAAAACATGGTATTTGGAGCGATTGGTATTTCTCATCGCTGGAGTTTTTAGTTTAGTAGGTGTTTCTCTTGGAACTTATGTTTCACCTTGGTGGTTCCTTTTGAACTTACTTGTAGGAATCAATTTGGTTGTATTTTCAACCGTCGGTTTTTGCCCCATGGCAATTCTTTTGAACAAACTTGGTGTAGAACCAAAGGTTAAGGATTAA
- a CDS encoding TolC family protein — protein MKLFTSFLLLITPIYLSAEGVGFSDLWKRIEENSSARKSKYLEWKAGEIAKDRSDKHWLPRVYADLRTFQTNDPTLNFMGKLSQRSATDADFSTGSTRYRPGNFLDSNNQPYTTLNSDTMNLFAKDTLNYPGSHQYSRGTLGMDLPLYEGGSGKTFAAMNEKRSTGLKFEWLAIRDREFAQAGFYYRAIQSLYEYQKRLEQIKKIESRFQSNYSLGNKGNPVGYAGYLALKSIKNQISVLEKQSELQIKDYKDTLYVLSDLPATNLEIVESDLNVFLDTYFKRPIGYERSNQMNAQIKYAEGEKLKAEMEMAKFLPKIGAYSEAYGYQGSRNISNAYQAGVYLQMNLYNPKDMGVVEESKLNAEAALKKIEQKTKEEETHVKSLIQKEISLKESLELIRESMKFQEEQVINMQRLFQSGAINAMQFAETLNKSLELSRVLMETEIALLQVRTEVSIFSKKEDTNESIGRN, from the coding sequence ATGAAACTTTTCACTAGCTTTCTGCTTTTGATCACGCCGATTTATCTTTCTGCTGAAGGAGTCGGGTTTAGTGACCTCTGGAAACGAATCGAAGAAAATTCATCAGCAAGAAAATCCAAATATTTGGAGTGGAAAGCTGGTGAAATTGCAAAGGATAGGTCCGACAAACACTGGTTACCTAGAGTTTATGCTGATCTTAGAACTTTTCAAACAAACGATCCCACTCTTAACTTTATGGGTAAATTAAGCCAAAGGAGTGCAACAGATGCTGATTTTTCAACTGGATCCACTCGTTATCGGCCAGGTAATTTTCTAGATTCGAATAACCAACCTTATACAACTTTAAACTCAGATACAATGAATCTTTTTGCAAAGGATACATTGAATTATCCAGGCAGTCATCAGTATTCTAGAGGAACTCTTGGAATGGATTTGCCACTGTATGAAGGTGGATCGGGAAAAACCTTTGCTGCTATGAATGAAAAAAGAAGTACAGGTTTAAAATTTGAATGGTTAGCGATTCGAGATAGAGAGTTTGCTCAAGCTGGATTTTATTACCGGGCCATTCAAAGTTTATATGAGTATCAAAAAAGACTCGAACAAATTAAAAAAATCGAGAGTCGATTCCAATCTAATTATTCCTTAGGCAATAAAGGAAACCCAGTTGGTTATGCAGGATACCTTGCATTAAAATCGATCAAAAACCAAATCTCGGTATTGGAAAAACAATCTGAGTTACAAATCAAGGACTATAAAGATACTTTATATGTTTTATCCGATTTGCCAGCCACAAATTTGGAGATTGTAGAATCAGACCTTAATGTCTTTTTGGATACGTATTTTAAAAGGCCAATTGGATATGAAAGATCCAATCAAATGAATGCACAAATTAAGTATGCAGAAGGTGAAAAACTGAAAGCAGAAATGGAGATGGCCAAGTTTTTACCAAAAATCGGAGCCTATTCTGAAGCATACGGATACCAAGGCAGTCGTAATATATCAAACGCATACCAAGCAGGTGTGTATCTTCAAATGAATCTATACAATCCAAAAGATATGGGAGTTGTGGAAGAATCTAAGTTAAATGCTGAAGCTGCTCTCAAGAAAATAGAACAAAAAACAAAAGAAGAAGAGACACACGTAAAATCATTAATTCAGAAAGAAATTTCTCTAAAAGAATCTTTGGAACTCATAAGAGAGTCAATGAAATTCCAAGAAGAACAAGTGATCAATATGCAAAGATTATTCCAGAGTGGAGCAATCAATGCCATGCAATTTGCAGAGACTTTAAATAAATCATTAGAATTATCTCGAGTTTTAATGGAGACCGAAATCGCTCTTTTGCAAGTGAGAACGGAAGTATCGATATTTTCAAAAAAGGAAGACACAAATGAATCCATTGGAAGAAATTAG
- a CDS encoding HAMP domain-containing sensor histidine kinase: MAPTLNLYSFFYFGLSLVSGIAYIYFRSRKEELTPSFRGLLIPLLSLFYWSIAWSICNSFLSHLTAYVFVFLKNPAILVLGVSTSELAFRFQEDLFPRWRKWSLWIQTGLALFAGLWNGIGFFFREIRFDPKMEFYVPIQSSENTLIQFSILSIAIVLCLVLVNTLVVLFTKYNRLDGSKKKATGGFILAIIGILSLAFADILVDLNYVSKPTYLFVLTNLTIIIMTILVLVSLNQDTVPSTVGFKIMTFNLTILYLILSIVANFLFNRFRIDIQNEMSREKHNIKTQLELGNIYPYVYLSDLVIDMQENNFRINKIEFSENQIESLQNRIPSYEFFKVDTFNNDPTGIYWTSDFFAKNHHFLVAIPYIEYREKVHQTVVWLIITLLFSIFTIFMLYPVLHKTSIVFPLTRLLSGIRRMQSGDLFVSVEVSSKDEIGELSKSFNEMISIVREARFQLEQKIEERTVSLNNTILELRDTQEQLLHAERMSTLGKIAASVAHEINNPLAAIKGSIQFIKDSQFSDDSDQRSPLEIQADSLIESFKNQKRSEVTSRFKRKRELTNFFRSKQVSDPISLADTCFDFHMEEIPTPFLSLFDTREGIEAFQSRLNEHVIRFHLGIIETAVERASKIVFALKHHSYQGPKENQKELSLKQGIESVLSMYSKSWKPHVELEWNCEGDPNVFGHADELVQVWTNLVYNSFQACPSENGKISISLKTTNSEAVIQIEDNGKGIPEDILPRIFEPFFTTKELGMGTGLGLSIVQKIIENHQGKIQVQSQPGKTLFTIHLPLANS; encoded by the coding sequence TTGGCACCAACTCTCAACCTTTACAGTTTCTTCTATTTCGGACTCAGTTTAGTAAGTGGGATTGCCTATATTTACTTTCGCTCAAGAAAAGAGGAACTGACCCCCAGTTTTCGAGGGTTACTCATCCCACTACTCAGCTTGTTCTATTGGTCCATTGCTTGGTCAATTTGTAATTCGTTCTTAAGCCACCTCACTGCCTATGTATTTGTCTTTCTGAAAAATCCAGCCATTCTCGTTCTGGGTGTTTCTACTTCTGAGTTAGCATTTCGGTTCCAAGAAGACTTGTTCCCACGTTGGCGTAAATGGAGTTTGTGGATCCAAACAGGACTTGCCTTATTTGCAGGTTTATGGAATGGAATTGGTTTCTTTTTTCGTGAAATTCGTTTTGATCCCAAAATGGAATTTTATGTTCCGATCCAATCATCAGAAAACACTTTGATCCAATTTTCCATATTATCCATTGCGATTGTACTTTGTTTGGTTCTTGTGAATACCTTAGTTGTTCTATTTACAAAATACAATCGTTTGGATGGATCCAAAAAAAAAGCAACTGGTGGATTTATCCTAGCAATCATAGGAATCCTTTCTTTAGCATTTGCTGATATTCTTGTTGATCTCAATTATGTGAGTAAACCTACTTATTTATTTGTTCTTACCAATCTTACGATCATCATCATGACCATTCTTGTTTTGGTTTCACTCAACCAAGACACTGTTCCATCGACAGTTGGATTTAAGATCATGACCTTTAATCTAACAATTTTGTATCTTATCCTTTCGATTGTCGCAAATTTTTTATTCAATCGGTTCCGAATCGACATTCAAAACGAAATGAGTAGAGAAAAGCATAATATCAAAACCCAATTGGAACTTGGGAACATTTATCCTTATGTTTATTTATCTGACCTCGTCATTGACATGCAGGAAAATAACTTTCGTATCAATAAAATTGAATTCTCAGAAAACCAAATCGAATCCTTACAAAATAGAATTCCTTCCTATGAATTTTTTAAAGTGGACACATTCAATAATGACCCAACTGGAATTTATTGGACATCCGATTTTTTTGCAAAAAACCATCACTTTTTAGTCGCAATTCCTTACATTGAATATAGAGAAAAGGTTCACCAAACCGTTGTATGGTTAATCATAACGCTACTTTTTTCAATTTTTACTATTTTTATGTTATATCCGGTATTACATAAAACCAGTATCGTTTTCCCTTTAACAAGACTGCTTTCTGGAATCAGAAGGATGCAATCAGGTGATTTATTTGTTTCTGTTGAAGTCTCCAGTAAAGATGAAATCGGAGAACTATCAAAAAGTTTTAATGAAATGATTTCGATCGTTAGAGAGGCTAGATTCCAACTCGAACAAAAAATTGAAGAAAGAACTGTTTCTCTCAATAATACAATTTTAGAATTACGGGATACCCAGGAACAACTGTTACATGCAGAACGAATGTCCACATTGGGTAAAATCGCGGCAAGTGTAGCACATGAAATTAATAACCCACTCGCTGCCATCAAAGGGAGTATCCAATTCATTAAGGATAGTCAATTTTCCGATGATTCAGACCAACGTTCTCCATTAGAGATCCAAGCAGATTCACTCATTGAAAGTTTCAAAAATCAAAAACGTTCGGAAGTCACTTCCAGATTTAAAAGGAAAAGAGAACTCACCAATTTTTTTAGATCAAAACAAGTTTCAGATCCAATCTCCCTTGCAGATACCTGCTTTGATTTTCATATGGAAGAGATACCAACTCCCTTTTTATCTTTATTTGACACGAGAGAAGGGATAGAAGCTTTCCAATCAAGACTCAACGAACATGTGATCCGATTCCATTTGGGAATCATTGAAACGGCAGTCGAACGTGCTTCTAAAATCGTATTCGCCTTAAAACACCACTCGTACCAGGGACCGAAAGAGAACCAAAAAGAATTATCCCTAAAACAAGGCATTGAGTCAGTTTTAAGTATGTATTCCAAAAGTTGGAAACCCCATGTGGAGTTAGAATGGAATTGTGAGGGAGATCCAAATGTATTTGGCCATGCTGACGAACTTGTACAAGTTTGGACCAATTTGGTCTATAATTCCTTCCAAGCTTGTCCCAGTGAAAACGGCAAAATTTCCATCAGCCTCAAAACTACCAATTCTGAAGCCGTGATACAGATCGAAGATAATGGAAAGGGAATTCCCGAAGACATTTTACCTCGTATCTTTGAACCTTTTTTTACAACGAAAGAACTGGGAATGGGTACCGGACTCGGATTGTCCATCGTCCAAAAAATCATCGAAAACCACCAAGGGAAAATCCAAGTCCAAAGCCAACCAGGGAAAACCCTCTTCACCATCCACCTACCCCTAGCAAATTCCTAG